The following are encoded together in the Nodosilinea sp. PGN35 genome:
- a CDS encoding HdeD family acid-resistance protein gives MNPQPNTETGKETSTEIKAATAWVMTLSIGLIVLGTLSILLPRIAAAFFTSVIGWIALIGGLLQVVQAFQSRAVKALWLSLVVGVFYGAAGLYILFNLDRAIAGLTLAFGLLFIAEGIFTIIMAFTYRAGGTMSWFVAINGIITLILGILVINRWPFSSPWLIGLYVGTSLLFSGASLLGAALAARKEVA, from the coding sequence ATGAACCCTCAACCCAATACGGAGACCGGAAAGGAGACCAGTACGGAGATCAAGGCAGCGACGGCCTGGGTCATGACCCTCAGCATCGGATTGATTGTTCTAGGGACTCTGTCAATTCTACTGCCGCGAATTGCCGCCGCGTTTTTTACCTCTGTGATCGGGTGGATAGCGCTGATTGGCGGTCTCTTGCAGGTGGTGCAGGCGTTTCAGTCGAGGGCCGTCAAAGCGCTGTGGCTGAGCCTGGTAGTTGGCGTATTTTATGGTGCGGCGGGGCTCTATATTTTATTTAATCTAGATCGGGCGATCGCCGGGTTAACCCTGGCCTTCGGGCTGCTGTTTATTGCCGAGGGCATTTTTACTATTATCATGGCGTTTACCTACCGAGCGGGGGGCACCATGTCCTGGTTTGTCGCCATCAACGGCATTATCACGCTAATTTTAGGGATTTTAGTGATCAATCGCTGGCCGTTCAGCTCCCCCTGGCTGATTGGCCTGTACGTAGGCACTAGCCTGCTGTTCAGTGGGGCTTCCCTGCTGGGGGCCGCCCTGGCCGCCCGCAAGGAAGTGGCCTAG
- a CDS encoding TerC family protein, which translates to MLDRLLDISTNFGVDTLLLLPVLIALEAVLSADNAIALAAIAQGLESEAMQRRALNYGLLIAFILRVALILTAGWVLQFWQFEVMGAAYLLWLVYKHFTAESDEAAHHHGPRFANLLQAIPVIAFTDLAFSLDSVTTALALSKDVMVILLGGTIGIITLRFMAGLFIRWLEEFEHLEDAGFITVGFVGIRLLVRVIDPTLVPPEWAMVLVIALVFAWGFSKRSQEGVASDGHLSHGKVPTVAELEAQGSSPAASPGQDDPTPALPLPKD; encoded by the coding sequence ATGCTAGACCGACTGCTGGATATTTCTACCAATTTTGGGGTCGATACCCTGCTGCTGCTGCCGGTGCTGATCGCGCTGGAAGCGGTGCTGTCGGCCGACAATGCGATCGCCCTGGCGGCGATCGCCCAGGGTCTAGAGAGCGAAGCCATGCAGCGCCGGGCATTGAACTATGGACTGCTGATCGCGTTTATTTTGCGGGTGGCGCTGATCTTGACGGCGGGCTGGGTGCTGCAATTTTGGCAGTTTGAGGTGATGGGAGCCGCCTACCTGCTGTGGCTGGTGTACAAGCACTTCACCGCTGAATCTGACGAAGCAGCCCATCACCACGGGCCTCGCTTCGCCAACCTCTTACAGGCGATTCCGGTAATTGCCTTCACCGATCTGGCGTTTTCCCTCGACAGCGTGACCACCGCCCTAGCGCTGTCTAAGGATGTGATGGTGATTTTGCTGGGCGGCACCATTGGTATCATCACCCTGCGATTTATGGCGGGGCTGTTTATTCGCTGGCTAGAAGAGTTTGAGCATTTAGAAGACGCGGGCTTTATTACAGTTGGTTTTGTGGGCATCCGCCTGCTGGTGCGGGTAATTGACCCCACCCTGGTGCCGCCCGAGTGGGCCATGGTGCTGGTGATTGCCCTGGTGTTTGCCTGGGGGTTTTCGAAGCGCAGCCAGGAGGGTGTGGCCAGCGACGGGCACCTCAGCCATGGCAAAGTGCCCACCGTAGCCGAGCTAGAGGCCCAGGGCAGCAGTCCTGCTGCGTCCCCAGGGCAGGACGACCCTACCCCAGCACTACCCTTGCCAAAGGATTAG
- a CDS encoding sulfurtransferase, with product MAYPRDLVSADWLVQHLNDPGVLVIDCRFALGDPSWGAQQYAAGHIPRAEYLDLNRDLSGSVQARGGRHPLPDLETLAQRLSAIGVESNGSASTLVVAYDDARFAFAARLWWLLRYLGHDSVAVLDGGWSRWMRGGYPTSTELPGPRPGNFVPAPRQDWIVDIDAVRHRPPGTLLIDARSPERYRGEVEPIDPIAGSIPGAVNYFWQDVSTELGQMRPPEELARHWARLDEADEVIVYCGSGVTACVNLLAQAVAGRPVAKLYPGGWSDWCSYCSS from the coding sequence ATGGCCTACCCGCGCGATCTGGTGTCTGCCGATTGGCTAGTTCAGCACCTCAATGACCCTGGGGTGCTTGTGATTGACTGCCGCTTTGCCCTGGGCGATCCCTCCTGGGGGGCGCAGCAGTATGCCGCTGGCCATATTCCCCGTGCCGAGTACCTCGATCTCAACCGAGATCTCTCTGGCTCGGTGCAGGCCCGTGGGGGTCGCCATCCCCTGCCCGACCTAGAGACGTTGGCCCAGCGGCTCTCGGCTATCGGGGTGGAGTCTAACGGCTCGGCCTCCACCCTGGTCGTTGCCTACGACGACGCTCGTTTCGCCTTCGCCGCGCGTCTCTGGTGGCTGCTGCGCTATCTGGGCCACGACAGCGTAGCCGTGCTCGACGGCGGTTGGTCGAGGTGGATGCGGGGGGGCTATCCCACCAGTACCGAGCTCCCTGGCCCTCGGCCAGGCAACTTTGTGCCCGCGCCCCGGCAGGATTGGATCGTAGATATTGACGCCGTCCGCCACCGCCCGCCGGGAACGCTGCTGATCGATGCGCGATCGCCCGAACGCTACCGGGGTGAAGTCGAGCCCATCGATCCCATTGCGGGCAGCATCCCTGGCGCGGTGAACTACTTTTGGCAAGACGTCTCCACCGAACTGGGCCAGATGAGGCCCCCTGAAGAGCTGGCCCGCCACTGGGCCAGGCTGGACGAGGCCGACGAGGTCATCGTCTACTGCGGTTCTGGGGTCACCGCCTGCGTCAACCTCCTGGCCCAGGCCGTCGCCGGGCGACCAGTGGCCAAGCTCTACCCTGGCGGCTGGAGCGACTGGTGCTCCTATTGCAGCAGTTGA